The sequence below is a genomic window from Haematobia irritans isolate KBUSLIRL chromosome 3, ASM5000362v1, whole genome shotgun sequence.
CGCTACTGCAATTTGTGGTAAGCTCCGCGGTTCTCAAGACGCTTCCCGGCAGCGGACAAAGTAGCCTTGTTGACTCCCTATAAGGTAATTGGCCGGTCAATGGTAGGTTCGTAAGTAGACACAATCACATGTTGTTGCGTTGTTATTGCAGTAACCATCCCAAaagacagaagttcaccactgtggtatcacaatggactgaatagtctaagtgagcctgatacatcgggctgccacataacctaacctaaccatcccaATCTCTATCTTGTGGAAAGACAACCACTGCCCaataatgtaagggttgatctacaATTTTTAGAGCAAGTCATCCAGCAAGAGAGTCTCTAGATCTGGCAGCATACAAAGCAGGCCTAAACaaaattcatgaggatactgatcTCGGCACATAATTGGCCGGTCAATGGTAGGTTCGTAGGTAGATGTTGTTGTGTAGTCAGTGCAGTAACCATCCCTATCACTATCTTGAGGAAAGACAACCACAGCCCaataatgtaagggttgatctacaCTTCTTAGAGCGAGTCATCCAGCAACAGTCTCTAGATCTGGCAGCATACAAGGCAGGTCTAAATagaattcatgaggatactgatcTCGGAGTCGGACCACAGCCCTTAGCACCTGAGGATAGAGACCTACCACGGCAGACCAAAGACGTTTTGGCCCAAGTAAGGTCTGgttagtgcagccgcctcaatttatatttatcagtgattgatggcAGTGTGGCTAAAAtatgtcccatctgtaatcaagggccaaaCGACATTTGTCATGCTAGCCATATCTACCCAACTTACCACCAGATTATTTTGAGCGAATCCCTCCTTTGCCACAGAGTACCTCGATCTGAGCTGTAGTACCAAAATCACAACACAAAAAAAGATGATAACACATCAATTTGATATGCTAGGGTCGGGGACTGTAGCAAATGTCGTTCGTTCGTGGaggatttttcttttattagctCCTTGATGAGTTATGTATTGCACATTCCTATACCTGACTTTATTCCCGATACAAACCAAAGATGGAACATGGGGAGTCAAATCTCGACTTTCACTTCTAATGTAATCCTTATCCAACACACATTAGAGTATACTGCAGGCTTTACATGGCTTCATATCATGGATCGCCACAACATTAATGGGTTTCCGATTCCCACAGATAGATGCCGTTTCCGGAAGTGGAACATTTCGAACCCTCGTCGTTTTTGCTTACTAGCAATAACAGAAACTTCTGTAACCTCCCTCGTATATCGAGTAGTTCTATTTATATTTGTGTTTTCCCCCCATTTCGTATTTCTGAGCAATGCAATCCAATGAAATGCCAATGGCAAACACATCATACACGCGACCACTCGCACTATCCACAGATGCATTGAGGAAACTGCATTGCATAGATGGCAACCAGGACTGTTTACTATGATGCTGTCGAGGATgctttttctagaatttgtttTCCTCACTGTATTATGAGTGATGCTGATGGTTTTGCTTACGGCCATTAAATAGTGGCGCTGCGCTTGTAGTTGGTCCTGGTTTTCAAGAATGCAGGGCAAATTACATTTGGATTGTTATGCACCGACCGACACAAATAGTGAAACTGGGACTGAGAATGCCACCAATATGGTGGAGCATTGCAATATTTCTTAACTTCCAGAGATCCACAGCCAGTTGGAGGGCCATAGCATAAAAGTCATATTGAAAGAGGGTGTAAATGCCAGAGTAGTGGTGATGTTGCGGTTTAACGATAGCAATTTCATTTGCCTGCCAAAGGAATCTCCTATAGAATACCACCAATCTATAGTTGTTGGTAATGGTTGTTTGTTTGGTTGACTCGCTAGATGTCTCAGTCCTTTCCatcttttgaaaacattttgttactAGCTGTTAGTATATCCGTCCGTCTACGCGTCCGTAGAGTTTTTCAGTCTGCGGTATCTTCTGTATGCAAATTGAATTTTCCACTTATCCAAACAATGATGATGTGATTACGATTTCTTTTCAGACGCAACATTTTCATTTCCGTCATTCAGACGTTGCCATTTAAGTATTCTCCCTGCAACAATGTGGATGGTGGATATCATTCAAGTTAAATTGAATTGATGGAAATTGCCATAAATGGTAATAATTCagtgttcagtttttttttctcgtgACTTTTATGTGAAAGAAGGACGGACAGTCAGCCGTTTTGGAATGGGTGCTATGAATGATGAATCGGAAAAATGGGTTATTGTAAAATGACTTGGTATGCCATCATAAATCTGAACCAGATttcggtgtttttttttttttgggatattaACAAATAAATCTAGGACAGTTTCCTCGTTTAAAGGAAATATAGGGGGACCACAAAAATCTAGGATATTTTGCAATTTGTTTGTTCTTCCTCTTTTGATGGAGTGTTAGCCCCTTGTGGCATATATTTGAATGGGATAGGGGGGagtaaagataaataaaaacaactgtgtttaagaaataaaattcgggggAGAAAATGCTATCCATAGAGCTGTTTATATGCGATACAGTGAACTGAAAAAGTATGGTGAAAGTATTTGAAATTAGCAATTGCATCTCTGTATGCAATATTGGTATGTTAAGTTTTGTATCACGCACTGGTGGAAAAGGCTTAGGAATGTCACACGACTCGCGTTTTTTTTCGCTTGTCCTATTAAACTATCTTACTCGTAGAGTTCCTCCATCTCGAAACAAGTTAGCAAGGAGTGATGTGATATTCATCGGGCGAGTGCTTTACGGAGAGACCGTTTAATGAACAGACTGTCAGGGCAAGATAGACCCACAGGTGATTCTTAGCGGATCGGATTAAAATATCACTTTCAGTCGTTcgaacattaaataaaaacccTACGAATGAAcgaatattaaacatagagaccGTTGAATGCCAGGACAAGATGAACCCACACGTGATTCTTAGCGAATCAGTTCAAAATACTGATCTACGTCTTGCGATCATTAAATGGAGAAAcctacgaacggacggacacttAACTCGACTAACTGCCAGGACAAGATGAACCCACACCTCATTCGTAGCGGATTAGTTACAAATATCGATCTTTATCGCACTAACATGAGATGCAGAAAtctacgaacggacggacacttACGGCAGATTCTTAGCATATCAGTCGAAAAACCGAACGAAACCTACGAATGGACGAACACTTAACTACCCATGGCGCGAATATTAAGCAGAGAGACCGTTGAATGAACAAACTGACAGGGCAAGATGGGCACCCAGGTGGTTCTTAGCGGATTAAATGGAGAGACCTACGAATGGACAGACACTTAACTACCCTACGGAAAATGGATCatccacaggaccggtacaggactagcccCTGTTTTGTAtgtaccagtcccagttctggtcaaaacgtatggaagggatccgtcactttaacatgggtttgtcattgatggggtaaatttacactttacgacacgtcttggactcatcctaaAGGACACGTCGTGTAACAATTTAGtaggagcaccccatagacaagtactcatgaaccagtctcggataAACTATTGGGAATCTGTTTCCTTTTTGGCACGAATCGCATCAGaagtgaaaaactttcgtacaatcaataaattatgactatttaaaaattgcgacaaactggagcacCGGTTCCCGTCCCGTGATATGTCCATCAGTGGTAATTCGcatcaatttcccgtagggtacctaTCGTGCGAATATTGAAAGAAGAGATCGTTTAATGGACGGACTATCAGAGCAAGCTACATCCACAGGAATGTACTTATTGTGAGAATATTAAACGGAGAGACCGTTGAATGGACGAACTGCCAGGCCAAGATCAACCCACACGTCATTCGTAGCGGAtatgtccgtcagtggcaattcgcATCAATTTCCCATAGGGTACCTATCGTGCGAATATTGAACAAAGAGATCGTTTAATGGACGGACTATCAGAGCAAGATGCATCCACAGGAAACTACTTATTGTGCGAATATTAAACGGAGAGACCGTTGAATGGACGAATTGGCAGGGCAAGATCAACACACACGTAATTCGTAGCGGATCAGTTAACATTAAATGGAGAATCCTACGTACGGACGGACACTTAATCATCCATCTCGGGAATATTAAACGAAGACCGTTTAATGGGCGGACTGCCAGAGCAAGAAGAACCCACAAAAAACTACTTATCGTGTGAGTTTTAAACGTTATTTTTAGCGGATCAGTCAAAAATACTGATCGTGCCAACATTAAATAGAGTACCCAACGAACGGACTGGCACTTACGGTCGATTCTTAGAGCACAGAGagaaaaatcttgcaaaattaaCTATCTATCTCACATATTAAACGCAGAGACCGTTGAATGGACGGACTGTCAGGACAAAATGGACCCACAGGTGATTCTTAGCGTATCAGTTAAAAATATCGATCTCTATCGTGCGAACGAGAAAcccacggacagacagacacttAACTATGCATTTCCCGAATATTAAACGAAGAGACCGTTGAAGGGACCCACAGGTGACTCTTAGCGGACCAATTGAAACTATCGATCTCTTTCGTGCTAACATTAAATGGAGAGATCTATGAACGGACTGACACTTTTGAATGAGTCTTAATGCATTAGTCGAAAAATCAATCTCTATCGTGCGAACATTAAACGGAGAGAcctacgaacggacggacacttAACTAACTATGAATATTAAATGGAGAGACCGTTGAATGGAGGGACTGCTAGAGCAATATGGACTCGCAGGTGAGTATTAAAGGATCAGTTAAAAATATAGATCTCTATCGTGTGAATATTAATCGGAGATATCCACGAACAGACGGACACTTAACTATCCATTTCCCGAATATTAAACGAAGAGACCGTTGAAGGGACCCACAGGTGACTCTTAGCAGACCAATTGAAACTATCGATCTCTTTCGTGCTAACATTAAATGGAGAGATCTATGAACGGACTGACACTTTTGGATGAGTTTTAACGCATTAGTCGAAAAATCAATCTCTATCGTGCGAACATTAAACGGAGAGAcctacgaacggacggacacttAACTAACTATCGCGTGAATATAAAATGGAGAGAACGTTGAATGGAGGGACTGCTAGAGCAATATGGACCCGCAGGTGAGTATTAAAGGAtcagttaaaaatataaatctcTATCGTGTGAACATTAATCGGAGATAcccacgaacggacggacacttAACTAACTTAACttatattaaccctctaatgcccaagcccgcctttaggcgggcttcatttaataaggaagcttttagctttaagacaacaaaaatgggcaaaataaaaagaaaacttatttgaaactattcaagaggctttgcagcatatgctgaattttaccgtttaaatttttcttgcttagttctcttgattttgtgtcgttaacattgaaaatttaatcagctggcaaaaaattggggcattagagggttaaacggAGAGACCGTTGAATGGAGGGACTGCTAGAGCAAAGTGATTACTAGAGGATAAGTTAAAAATACAAATCTCTACAGTGCGAACATTAAACGGAGATACCTACGAACGGACGGACTATCGTGTGAATATTAAACGGAGGGACCACGAATGGATGAACTGGCAGAGAAAAATGGATCCAGAGGTGATACTTAGCGGATTAGTTAAACATATCGATCTATTTTGTGCGCGCATTAAATGGAGATACCTGCGAACGGACGGACACTTATGGTCAGATAAAACCAGAGGCGATTCGGAATGTTACGATTAAACGAACGAGTGGCTCAAACGATTGATTCTATACTTTACTGTGAAAAACTGAtgaaattcaattaaacaatCGACAAAAAAACGGTCAGAAGTGATCAACACCACatagggagtcaccgtggtgcaatggttagcatgctcgccttgcatacacaaggtcgtgggttcgattcctgcttcgaccgaacaccaaaaagattttcagcggtggattatcccacctcagtaatgctggtgacattgaatcgggcagcactcagtgataagagagaagttcaccaatgtggtatcacaatggactgaatagtctaagtgagccttatacataggactgccacataacctaacctaacctaacaccacataccaaatttcaaccggctcgTAATAACTTTTCTCCTCCAGTAGACTCCAAAAGTCGATtatgtggggctatatatatttacggacaaattttttcgtgaaatttgctcctacagtaggatcaagaagtcaaatctggggaccgcataccaaatttcaaccgcctcGTAATAACTTTTCTCCTCCAGGAGATTCCAGAAGTCGATTAGgacggtcggtttatatggggcctatatatagttatggacaaatttttttcgtgaaatttgctcctacaggaggatcaagaagtcaaatctggggaccacataccaaatttcaaccggctcgTAATAACTTTTCTCCTGCAGGAATCTCCAGAAGTCGATTAGGGCGCTCGGCgggcctatatatatttatggacaaatttttcgtgaaatttcctCCTACAGAATCAAATTCTGAGGATCCGTACACTTTAAATAACTTTTATGATCGAAGTTATTATATCTCGAtcaaattcataaattttattcctccaaaatttcttattacaATGGTCCTCAAAACATCGAACTTGCCAAATTCTTTTGCTATCGCATGTTTTGTAAATAAAACCATACACATTTCCCCATCATTAATCATAAAATCATGGACATTAACTGATAACTTAGCAAATAGCCAAGCATAGACAATAAAAAAGCATGTTTATGTCAATGGTCTCCAGTCTCTAGGAAAGTGCCTAAATCTAATCTAGCTAAATAACACATCCTCTTGACATCGAATACATGATGGTATTGTATTTCATCCACACATATTCCAAGGATGAAGGATAaagcgttttgttattgttatgtTATGTTTTGGGAGACGATGAGGGGTATTAAACATGGTCCAGTAGTCATATTTGGGTGTTGGATAGCCAGTTTACATTCAACGAAGTTGATACTGGCAAGTGGATAACAAGTCAGGGCATAGATAATTAACATTGCTTCTTGGTGACAATGGCACTGAGGCGTATAGAGTGAGATGCCTTTGACCAATCCCAATTTTTCGGATGGCTGGGGTGAGGGAGGTTTTTGTCAATTTggccatttttttgtgttttgctgTCTATACAGACACTTAACGGTGTACAAACGTTTGAATGGCCATTTGTTTGCCACTCATCCACTAAGCAGACATGAAACGCATAGACAACCACTTAGCTAAACGCACATCCTAATGGCCTTAAATAGTGGCTCCCCAGAGTCAAATAACAGTGAACGGCATCAAATGTTAAGTTGTTAAATTCATATATTACTAAGGATGGAAGGAAGGATGGGTGGGTGGGTGTTAAAGCATCCATTCCATAGTCCACACCCATTTCATAACGAATAGAATAGAATTAGATTaggtgaattaaaataaaatcaaaatattccCTAGAAGAATATAGGGGTGTGGCCAGGCTACGGAAGGCATGGAAATTCCtactaaagaaattttcgttATGAGACTCATAAATGTAAATGGCCCAACTTTTATTCCAAAAGTGCAAAATCTATTCAAAACAATCATAATACTCAGGAGTGCCCAACAGGGTAGAAGGGGACTGCGTctataaatcaataaaaatctgTGGTAGTAGACGATAAGCAACGATCGCTATAGAGTGAGCTCTATAAGAGTTTATGTTATCGCCATAATGGTGTTAGAAAGTTATCTACTCATGCTAAGTTTTATGTTAATTGAGGGCAATAAATCTGACACGAAAATCGTTGGCTACCTAGCAGTTAGGTTGGCTCAGGTAACTGTCCTTGACATTGCAGGAACTTTCAATATCACAACAACTAAacgtaaaaaaactttaatacaGTTTCCTGAGACCTGGACTATGGAACCTATGGAATAGCGGAAGGAGGGAATCGTTGGTGAAGAGAAGCTAATAGGTCCCAACGACTTTGGCTTTTAGACTTACATagactatgcagtccattgtAGTCCGGGTGTTagaggtggtgaacttctctcgttgCAATGAGTGTTGCCCGTTTCTATGTTTTGGGATGGATGTTTCCGAAGTAAAGAAAAGTTTTGCGGAAGTCCAAATATGGCACTGGGGGGTTTGGATCTATCTATAGGAGAAAATCTCTTACCCTGCCATCCATACCACTTTGTGTTTGAAATAGCACATTTtgcactctgtccataggagaaagttccAACTAAGGCcgtcctatttctatagaaattgagtcaaaatattatttctacagaaaattttttcaacattttacttctgtagaaaattttgttaaaattttatttctatagaaaattttgtcaatatttttatttctataaaaatttttgtcaaaattttatttctaaagaaaattttggcaacattttatttctacagaaaaatttttcaaaattttatttctatagaaaattttgtcaaaattttatttctatataaaagaatttccaaaattttatttctatattaaaaatttttctaaaattttatttctgtagataattttgtccaaattttatttccatagaaaattttgtcaaaattttatttctatagaaaattttgtcaaaattttatttctatagaaaattgagtcaaaatattatttctatagaaacatttttcaacattttatttctgtagacaattttgtcaaaattttatttctaagaaaattttgtcaaaatttagttctatggaagattttgtcaaaatttagttctatggaaaattttgtcaaaatttatttctatagaaaattttgtcaaaattttgttctatggataattttgtcaaaattttatttctatagaaaattttgtcaaaattttacttctataagattttttttaattttatttctataggaattttttttcaaaattttattcctatagaaaattttgtccaaattttatatctatagaaatttttttcgaaattttatttctatagatcttttttcaaaatattatttctaaagtttttttttcaaaactttatttctatagaaaattttgtcaaaattttattttaatagaaaattttgtcaaaattttatttctatagattttttttaaattttatttctattgaaaatgttgtcaaaattttatttcaatagtaaattttgtcaaaattattttttttttttgggagccaccgtggtgcaatggttagcatgcgcgccttccatacacaatttcgtgggttcgattcctgcttctaccgaacaccaaaaagtttttcagcggtggattatcccacctcactaatgctggtgacatttctgagggtttcaaagcttctctatgtggtttcactgcaatgtggaacgccgttcggactcggctataaaaaggaggtccctggtcattgagcttaacatggaatcgggcagcactcagtgataagagagaagttcaccaatgtggtatcacaatggactgaatagtctaagtgagcctgatacatcgggttgccacctaacctaacctaaacttctgtagaaaattttgtcaaaattttattgctatagaaaattttgtcaaaattttattgctatagaaaattttgtcaaaatttagttctatggaaaattttgtcaaaattttatttctatagaaaattttgtcaaaattttacttcttaagatttttttaaaattttttttctataggattttttttttcaaaattttattcctatagaaaattttgtccaaattttatatctatagaaaattttttcaaaatattatttctatagaattttttttttcaaaattttatttctatagatttttttttcaaaattttatttctatagaaaattttgtcaaaattttatttcaatagaaaattttgtcaaaattttatttcaatagttaattttgtcaaaattttatttctatagattttttttcaaaattttatttgaatagaaaaatttgtcaaaatattatttcaatagtaaattttgtcaaaattttatttctatagaaaatgttgtcaacattttatttctatagaaaatctgtcaaaattttatgtcaacagaattttttgtcaaaattttatttcaatagaattttttgtcaaaattttatttctatagaaaattttgacaaaattttatttctatggaaaattttgttaaaattttaattttaaattttaaggcgTCATTACCAAACATCCATTATGGAGGTTTATTGCTAACGgatttttatattgttaaaaAAGTAAGCGAGAAGAGCTTATGTATCTAATATTTACCACTATGGATTTTTATCTTGAACTCTTCATCTCTTTCGTTTTGCTAGAGAGCAGAATATATCATAGCTTCCCTTTACTCTAAAACACataaagcctaaaagtatgctttgattttatgtattttataaCAATAGAGATTTAACGGTTACCTTTCAATATTCGTTCCAAATAGATAAGATTAGTATTGGTAATAATCGCCTGGTAAACCAAAAAGCTTTGGACATAGGGgatttaaatttgttaacaaTAGCCCATTAGCAGTCAATTATATTTTTGCCTCGATACGATATAGACGGGTTCTGTGTGAAAAGTGTGAAAATGTGGCGATCGGTTCTTTTTGGTTTGTGCGCGTTTATTCTTCTCGATCTCGCAACACAGGTTAGATTATTGAatattgttttagttttttgtttttactttctcTGAATCGGATAAGGTTATTCAACTCTTCAACTCTCTCTCGCTCTTCCCCTCTCATGAGACTTTCTGCAAATTGGCAAAATCATGaaggcaaaacaaaaacaaaaaattttgcaaacattgttTTGAGTTGATAACTAGACATCAATACGGTTATCGGATTATTGTTCCCATAAAAAAGAGGGAGAATAAAActtaatggcatttttatggatttttattgttttaggcTAGTATACCAACAGATTTATACTATAATGCAGGGGTTGTGGAATTTAGACCTTCGGCCGCCTTGTCCAGTGAAAATCGGGTCAAAGATAATTTACAAGGATATATGGAAATATTGGAGCGAGAAGAAGCCCAATCTCTGGATATTATAATCTTTCCAGAGAGTACTTTGAATAATAGAGATCAAATGACTTTTGTACCAAATCCCCAAACCGAAATGATTATACCCTGTGACTCCGAGGAGGAAGGGGAATACGATGAGGTGATGAAGCAGATATCTTGTGCAGCTCGAAAATATTCCAAGTACATAGTGATTAATTTAACGGAAAAAGAATTATGTTCCATGGTGCCTGAAGATCCAAGACCTTGTGCTAGCTCTGGTTTGAATATTTACAATACCAATGTGGTCTTTGATCGCCAAGGGGCGGTAATATCCCGCTATCGAAAAGTCCATTTATATGGCGAGAATAAAAATTCCACATTTGTGCCCGAGTATGGTTGGTTCGATACCGATTTTGGAGTACGTTTTGGTCATTTCATTTGCTTTGATATACTATTCTACTCCCCCGCCCAGGAAATGGTCGATAAATATGGCATTAAAGATTTCATATTTCCCACAATGTGGTTCTCGCAGTTACCCTTCCTAACGGGTGAGTAATAAGCACCAACAATTAGAGACATTCCATATAAACAAGAATCTTAGAATAAATCTATCTAAAATTTATGATCAGGAGCTTATCGCAAAAAGGCCCTGAAAATAGCCTATGTTTTCGTGGTCAAACGATGATAACATATCGCTCTAATACTTCTTAAAACGTGACAATGCAAGTACTGATAGCAACATTGTATTGTATCTTTTGCAGCGGTTCAAGTGCATCAGGCCTGGGCCTATGGAAATGATGTCAATCTATTGGCGGCAGGAGCTTCAGATCCCGTGGTGGGTAGTACGGGGTCAGGTATATACAATGGTCGTAATGGCATTCTAGTGGCTGTTATGAATCAGGGTCTTGGCCAGAGAAATCTTTACGTGGCCCGAGTACCCAAATATACAAATCCCTTGAAACGTGTGAAAAGATCCATACCCAAGGGCTCAGCTAAGTTATCAAAACCCAATATTTATCTTAAACGGGATTATCTGGAAAACTATGCGAGTGTCTTAGTGGATCTTACAAATGGCACCAATTTATCTCAAGATCTATGTTTTTCAAATTCCTCTTTTTGCTGTTCCTTCGATCTACACTGGCAATCGGTGGACCTTAAAGCAGACTCACATCATTATTACTATCGCCTGGGCGCCTATAAGGGTCTTCGCAATGAGGTGGCTGCTGAAACTAATGAATTGATGAATTGTGCCCTAATTAGTTGTATAGGCCAAGATATTAAAGATTGTGGTAAAGTTTATGACATTGATGCTGACATCACATTTGAGAATGTCACTATTACGGCCAGCTTTCCCAAAACCGATGGTTTTCTATTAATGCCCAATAGTTTAAAGGCAGATGATCTTATGCCTGTTCCCGTCGGTGA
It includes:
- the LOC142229590 gene encoding vanin-like protein 1; translated protein: MWRSVLFGLCAFILLDLATQASIPTDLYYNAGVVEFRPSAALSSENRVKDNLQGYMEILEREEAQSLDIIIFPESTLNNRDQMTFVPNPQTEMIIPCDSEEEGEYDEVMKQISCAARKYSKYIVINLTEKELCSMVPEDPRPCASSGLNIYNTNVVFDRQGAVISRYRKVHLYGENKNSTFVPEYGWFDTDFGVRFGHFICFDILFYSPAQEMVDKYGIKDFIFPTMWFSQLPFLTAVQVHQAWAYGNDVNLLAAGASDPVVGSTGSGIYNGRNGILVAVMNQGLGQRNLYVARVPKYTNPLKRVKRSIPKGSAKLSKPNIYLKRDYLENYASVLVDLTNGTNLSQDLCFSNSSFCCSFDLHWQSVDLKADSHHYYYRLGAYKGLRNEVAAETNELMNCALISCIGQDIKDCGKVYDIDADITFENVTITASFPKTDGFLLMPNSLKADDLMPVPVGEFEWSEVLSKNNKINVRYSLNTSTSNLLAFSIYGNYYDGDGLNDDGNGDAASSLTLSSLCGLIILLVNLYL